The Papaver somniferum cultivar HN1 chromosome 3, ASM357369v1, whole genome shotgun sequence genome includes a region encoding these proteins:
- the LOC113355343 gene encoding 25.3 kDa vesicle transport protein-like isoform X2: MVKLTMIARVTDGLPLVEGLDDARNLQDADVYKHQAKALFKNLSSGQNDASRMSIETGPYVFHYIIEGHVCYLTMCDRSYPKKLAFQYLEDLRNEFERVNGNQIETAARPYAFIKFDTFIQKTKKLYLDTSTQRNLAKLNDELFEVHQIMIRNVQEVLGVGEKLDQVSEMSSHLTSESGIYADKARDLNRQALIRKWAPVAIVFGIVILLFWVKTKIW; the protein is encoded by the exons ATGGTGAAGCTCACAATGATAGCCCGTGTTACCGATGGTCTTCCATTAGTAGAAGGATTGGATGATGCACGTAATCTACAAGATGCTGATGTTTACAAGCACCAGGCTAAGGCGTTGTTTAAGAACCTGTCAAGCGGTCAGAATGATGCGTCGAGAATGTCAATTGAGACTGGTCCTTATGTTTTCCA CTATATTATTGAAGGCCATGTATGTTACTTGACAATGTGTGATCGTTCTTATCCTAAGAAGCTTGCTTTCCAATACTTGGAGGACTTGAGAAATGAATTTGAACGTGTTAATGGAAATCAAATAGAAACAGCTGCGAGACCCTATGCATTTATCAAGTTTG ATACTTTTATACAGAAGACCAAGAAACTGTACTTGGATACTAGTACTCAACGGAACCTTGCCAAGTTGAATGATGAACTTTTTGAGGTGCATCAAATAATGATTAGGAACGTTCAAGAAGTTCTTGGTGTCGGTGAAAAATTGGACC AGGTCAGCGAAATGTCGAGTCACTTAACCTCTGAATCTGGCATCTATGCCGATAAGGCAAGAGATCTTAATCGACAG GCGTTGATTCGTAAATGGGCGCCAGTTGCCATAGTATTTGGTATTGTCATCCTCCTCTTTTGGGTCAAAACAAAGATCTGGTGA